One window from the genome of Paraneptunicella aestuarii encodes:
- a CDS encoding DUF192 domain-containing protein, with the protein MKAPVSSSFNTVFVYLLATVFAFFFSVANADMLGMTKQFSTITIDLKNKQLQVEYADTWELRAQGLQDRKSLCEQCGMLFNFGNSRQVSMWMKDTYIPLDVAFINRDGIIVNIESMKPLDTTSIPSKGKVLYALEMNLGWFKANGINVGDKMVLRVSNAAQ; encoded by the coding sequence ATGAAAGCTCCAGTTTCTTCCTCCTTTAATACGGTTTTTGTTTATTTATTGGCTACCGTTTTTGCTTTCTTTTTCTCTGTTGCCAATGCCGACATGCTCGGGATGACCAAGCAATTCTCAACGATCACTATTGATTTAAAAAACAAGCAATTACAAGTCGAATACGCCGATACCTGGGAGCTAAGAGCACAAGGCTTGCAAGATCGAAAATCCCTTTGCGAGCAATGTGGCATGTTGTTCAATTTTGGCAATTCAAGACAAGTCTCCATGTGGATGAAAGATACCTACATCCCTCTCGATGTGGCCTTTATCAATCGCGACGGCATTATCGTTAATATCGAATCCATGAAGCCCCTGGACACCACATCCATTCCATCAAAAGGCAAAGTGCTCTACGCACTGGAAATGAACCTTGGATGGTTTAAAGCTAATGGGATCAATGTGGGGGATAAGATGGTATTAAGGGTAAGTAATGCTGCCCAATGA
- the ppgK gene encoding polyphosphate--glucose phosphotransferase, which translates to MKVLGVDVGGSGIKAAVVDTLTGEMVTERHRIDTPQPATPQAVAETIAALVKHFQWQGPIGCGFPAAIVHGVAKTAANLDKAFIGTDIEALFKSVTGCEVYCVNDADAAGMAEFTQGSGKGKQGTVIFITIGTGLGTAIYTNGTLLPNTELGHVYLPNGKEGEHWASDATRKRKELPWKKWAGRFNDYLQNMEALFWPDLFIFGGGGSKKLDKFQEFLNINTPYVAASLLNEAGIIGAAIYAASELERRSN; encoded by the coding sequence ATGAAAGTATTAGGTGTAGATGTTGGCGGGTCAGGGATAAAAGCCGCTGTAGTGGATACTTTGACTGGGGAAATGGTGACAGAACGTCATCGTATTGATACCCCGCAACCAGCGACTCCACAAGCAGTTGCTGAAACCATTGCTGCACTGGTTAAGCATTTTCAGTGGCAAGGGCCGATTGGATGTGGTTTTCCGGCGGCGATTGTTCACGGTGTTGCCAAGACGGCTGCGAATCTGGACAAGGCATTTATTGGTACGGATATCGAAGCCTTGTTTAAATCAGTGACAGGCTGTGAAGTGTATTGTGTTAACGATGCCGATGCTGCTGGCATGGCGGAATTTACTCAAGGCAGTGGTAAAGGCAAGCAAGGGACGGTGATTTTTATCACTATCGGCACTGGGTTAGGCACGGCGATTTATACCAATGGTACGTTGTTGCCGAATACCGAGTTGGGACATGTCTATCTTCCCAATGGTAAGGAAGGCGAGCATTGGGCGTCGGATGCGACTCGTAAAAGAAAAGAGCTGCCCTGGAAAAAGTGGGCGGGGCGCTTCAATGATTATTTGCAGAACATGGAAGCCTTATTCTGGCCTGATTTGTTTATTTTTGGCGGCGGTGGCAGTAAGAAGCTGGACAAGTTTCAGGAGTTTTTAAACATCAACACGCCTTATGTCGCCGCGAGCCTGTTAAATGAGGCCGGGATTATCGGCGCTGCTATTTATGCTGCCAGTGAACTAGAGCGACGCTCGAATTAG
- a CDS encoding 1-aminocyclopropane-1-carboxylate deaminase/D-cysteine desulfhydrase, which yields MQDIDNLVNRLSLRLPSPIQQLPVDWCPEGNLSVYVKRDDLIHPIISGNKWRKLQGHLTRSPQLSKQALPRQIVSFGGGYSNHLHSLGYCCQQLNIKLHAIVRGNYQLNPTPMLQDIENWGANIHYVTKMEYQQRHDNVYLEQLSQTYPEALIIPEGGSDEQALEGVANIIAELSSEPNYQFDYILCPVASGGTLAGLNQAIYDTKLSTKLIGIAVLKGAVLEGEDYLEELVEKLQSPNVPKATILHDYHCGGYAKAPDYLKDFCSQFNAQYGIPVEPVYSGKLFYALKQLIESGYFPAQSRILILHTGGLQGARV from the coding sequence ATGCAAGATATTGATAACCTTGTAAATCGCCTGTCTCTAAGATTACCGTCTCCCATTCAACAGTTACCTGTGGATTGGTGCCCAGAAGGCAATTTGTCGGTTTACGTGAAACGCGATGATCTTATTCACCCCATAATCTCAGGCAATAAATGGCGCAAGCTGCAAGGACACCTGACACGCTCACCCCAGCTTTCCAAACAAGCACTTCCCAGGCAAATCGTCAGCTTTGGCGGCGGTTATTCCAATCACTTACATTCACTAGGGTACTGTTGTCAGCAACTGAATATTAAGCTTCACGCCATTGTCCGTGGCAACTATCAACTCAATCCCACGCCCATGCTACAAGATATTGAAAACTGGGGGGCGAATATTCACTATGTCACCAAGATGGAATACCAACAACGTCATGACAATGTTTACCTGGAACAACTGTCACAAACATATCCCGAAGCGCTAATCATTCCCGAAGGTGGCTCTGACGAACAGGCACTGGAAGGGGTTGCGAATATCATTGCTGAACTGAGTTCTGAACCAAACTATCAGTTCGACTACATATTATGCCCCGTCGCCAGCGGCGGCACGCTGGCAGGGTTGAATCAGGCAATTTATGACACAAAACTCAGTACCAAGCTTATTGGTATTGCGGTACTCAAAGGGGCGGTATTAGAAGGAGAAGACTATCTTGAAGAATTAGTCGAAAAGCTGCAATCGCCCAATGTTCCGAAAGCGACAATATTGCATGACTATCATTGCGGCGGTTATGCAAAAGCCCCGGATTATCTGAAAGACTTCTGCTCACAATTCAACGCACAATACGGCATTCCCGTAGAGCCCGTGTACAGTGGCAAGCTGTTTTATGCTTTAAAACAGCTTATTGAAAGCGGCTATTTTCCAGCACAAAGCCGTATTCTGATACTACACACAGGCGGGCTACAAGGAGCCCGAGTTTAA
- a CDS encoding MAPEG family protein, protein METLLISLFIATILPIVAKAPLAYAMFKDRGYNNRYPRSQQAGLTGFGARAKAAHENSFEALLMFSPGVLAVLALDVATEWTQYCAIAFIFARIMYLIMYWIDVHIARSLFWGVGFFASLAILWDAMVQVAAIY, encoded by the coding sequence ATGGAAACTTTATTAATTAGCCTGTTTATTGCCACGATTTTACCTATTGTCGCTAAAGCACCACTGGCGTATGCCATGTTCAAAGACAGAGGATACAATAACCGTTATCCCAGATCGCAACAAGCGGGGTTAACCGGCTTTGGAGCCCGAGCTAAAGCCGCTCATGAAAACAGTTTTGAAGCCTTGCTGATGTTTTCGCCGGGCGTGTTGGCGGTGCTGGCGTTGGATGTGGCAACTGAATGGACGCAATACTGTGCTATCGCTTTTATTTTTGCTCGCATCATGTACCTCATCATGTATTGGATTGATGTACATATTGCCCGCAGCTTGTTTTGGGGTGTCGGCTTTTTCGCATCCTTGGCGATACTGTGGGATGCCATGGTTCAAGTTGCGGCGATTTACTAA
- the aceK gene encoding bifunctional isocitrate dehydrogenase kinase/phosphatase codes for MPNSDNYPPHQVAYAILKGFDKSFRLYCNITAEAKQRFEKAQWHACQQASKKRIDLYEQSLNETVTGIYEAYLPQKQKLRFWQNVKREFIQLIDQHPQFELAETFFNSVIGRVFKHQLITDDIMFVHASRCHLNHHNIPIVVNTFETQHSVRSTIENIFKQYSFRIPFENYERDLDNVSSEIESKMDAKTRKMVEKVELLKSVFYRGKAAYLIGRICMPQESIPFVIVLQLSDEGEIYVDTLLTDRRDFSVLFGFARAYFMADTQHPAAVVEFLQELLPNKKNFELYTALGFYKHGKTVFYRNYLEHMANSDDKFEIAPGIKGLVMQVFHLPSYGVVFKIIRDEFGESKKITRDDVIDRYKLVKNHDRIGRMADTHEFSNFCLPKDRISDALMKELQESCSKSIEINDTHIIIKHMYIERKMTPLNLYLEQENLTEEDIRSAVYDLGKAIKQIAAANIFPGDMLHKNFGITRHGRVIFYDYDEICYMSERNFRALPHNDDPYAMDTLSVAPNDVFPEQFEHFILGKKHLKQIFKELHSDLFSPEYWKDVQAKLAKGEILHVVPYPESQRFKR; via the coding sequence GTGCCAAACAGCGACAATTACCCTCCCCATCAGGTTGCCTATGCCATTTTGAAAGGCTTCGACAAGAGTTTCCGCCTGTACTGCAACATTACAGCAGAAGCCAAGCAACGCTTTGAAAAAGCCCAATGGCACGCTTGCCAGCAAGCATCCAAAAAACGCATAGACCTATACGAGCAAAGCCTCAATGAAACCGTGACGGGTATTTATGAAGCTTACTTACCACAAAAACAAAAGCTGCGGTTTTGGCAGAATGTAAAACGCGAGTTTATTCAACTCATTGACCAACATCCGCAATTTGAGCTGGCAGAAACCTTTTTCAATTCGGTTATCGGTAGAGTATTCAAACACCAACTGATAACCGACGACATCATGTTCGTACACGCCAGCCGATGCCATTTAAACCATCACAATATTCCAATTGTAGTCAATACTTTTGAAACACAGCACAGCGTACGTTCAACCATAGAGAACATTTTCAAACAATATTCTTTCCGCATTCCTTTTGAAAATTATGAACGCGACCTCGACAATGTTTCTAGTGAAATTGAAAGCAAAATGGACGCAAAAACACGGAAAATGGTTGAAAAGGTTGAATTGCTTAAATCGGTTTTCTACCGGGGAAAAGCCGCTTATCTCATTGGCAGAATCTGCATGCCACAAGAATCCATCCCTTTCGTTATCGTGTTGCAGCTCAGTGACGAAGGGGAAATCTACGTCGATACGCTACTCACTGATCGCAGAGATTTTAGTGTTTTGTTTGGTTTCGCCCGCGCCTACTTTATGGCCGACACCCAACACCCGGCTGCCGTAGTAGAATTTCTGCAAGAATTACTGCCCAACAAAAAGAACTTCGAACTCTACACAGCCCTAGGCTTCTACAAACATGGTAAAACCGTGTTTTACCGTAATTATCTGGAACACATGGCGAACAGCGATGACAAATTTGAAATCGCGCCGGGTATCAAAGGCCTGGTTATGCAGGTGTTTCATTTGCCGTCTTATGGTGTGGTCTTCAAAATTATCAGAGACGAGTTCGGAGAAAGTAAAAAGATCACTCGAGATGATGTGATTGACCGCTACAAGCTGGTGAAAAACCACGACCGTATTGGTCGCATGGCGGATACCCATGAGTTTTCCAACTTCTGTTTACCCAAAGATCGCATTTCAGATGCATTGATGAAAGAGCTACAGGAGAGCTGTAGCAAAAGTATCGAAATTAACGACACCCACATCATCATCAAGCACATGTATATTGAGCGTAAGATGACACCGCTCAACCTGTATCTGGAACAGGAAAATCTAACAGAAGAAGACATTCGCAGTGCAGTTTATGATTTAGGTAAAGCCATCAAACAAATTGCCGCAGCCAACATTTTCCCCGGTGACATGTTGCATAAAAACTTCGGAATTACCCGACATGGTCGCGTGATCTTTTACGATTATGACGAAATTTGCTATATGTCGGAACGCAACTTCCGCGCTCTGCCTCACAACGATGACCCCTACGCTATGGACACTTTATCCGTAGCGCCAAACGACGTATTTCCAGAGCAATTTGAACATTTCATTTTAGGTAAAAAGCACTTAAAGCAGATATTTAAAGAGCTTCACTCAGATTTGTTCAGCCCTGAATATTGGAAAGACGTGCAAGCCAAACTGGCAAAAGGGGAAATACTGCACGTTGTGCCTTACCCGGAATCACAGAGGTTTAAGCGGTAA
- a CDS encoding response regulator — translation MQYQVLICDDSKLGRRTVNRCLPDGFAGEIHMASNGQEALDVLRAHAIDVLFLDLTMPVMDGVEVLEYILKEKIPVSVIVVSGDVQPQMQQRVIELGALEFIPKPLQAQQLVDTLQRWELLK, via the coding sequence ATGCAGTATCAAGTTTTAATTTGTGATGATTCCAAGCTGGGAAGACGTACGGTAAACCGTTGTTTACCTGACGGCTTTGCCGGTGAAATACATATGGCTTCTAATGGTCAGGAAGCCTTGGACGTGTTGCGAGCCCATGCAATCGATGTGTTGTTCTTAGACCTTACCATGCCCGTGATGGATGGTGTCGAGGTGTTGGAATATATATTAAAAGAGAAAATTCCGGTGTCGGTGATTGTGGTGAGCGGTGATGTTCAGCCACAAATGCAGCAGCGAGTCATTGAGCTCGGCGCATTGGAGTTTATTCCTAAACCATTACAAGCGCAGCAACTGGTTGACACTCTTCAACGCTGGGAATTGCTCAAGTAA
- a CDS encoding tRNA-uridine aminocarboxypropyltransferase codes for MSQNVRKECPKCLRPQKTCLCSCITSIDNHIELGILQHPNELGHSKGTAIIAQLSLNKVRHWMAEDVAHLVDFHSWMASGSVYLLYPPTEDDTGTYQTYTIRQLADLSDGNSPEKSHFNPIKVLMLDATWRKSYKMMQVNPILQQLDRVILNPAHHSGYLIRKQKNERSLSSIEAIYELLSQLESDPDKYQPLLDAFAKMQQTHLSYRRK; via the coding sequence GTGAGTCAGAATGTGCGTAAAGAGTGTCCCAAATGCTTACGTCCTCAAAAAACCTGCCTGTGTTCCTGCATTACTTCAATTGATAATCATATTGAGCTGGGAATTTTGCAGCACCCCAATGAATTGGGTCATAGCAAGGGAACGGCAATCATTGCGCAGTTGTCTTTGAATAAGGTTCGACATTGGATGGCAGAAGATGTGGCGCATTTGGTGGATTTCCATTCATGGATGGCGAGTGGAAGTGTTTACTTGCTTTATCCGCCAACAGAAGATGATACTGGAACATATCAAACGTACACGATTAGGCAATTAGCCGATTTGAGTGATGGCAACTCTCCCGAGAAATCTCATTTTAACCCCATTAAAGTATTAATGCTTGATGCCACATGGCGTAAAAGCTACAAGATGATGCAGGTCAACCCGATATTGCAGCAACTTGATCGTGTTATATTGAACCCTGCTCATCATTCTGGATATCTCATTCGTAAGCAGAAAAACGAGAGGTCGTTATCTTCTATCGAAGCTATCTATGAGTTACTTTCACAATTAGAATCTGATCCCGATAAGTATCAACCTCTGTTGGATGCTTTTGCAAAAATGCAGCAAACCCATTTGTCCTATCGCAGAAAATAA
- the thrA gene encoding bifunctional aspartate kinase/homoserine dehydrogenase I yields MKVLKFGGSSLADADKYLRVKEISLNAHNESGAAVVLSAPKGVTNALAALCEQASKGEDYGELLGKLSSTLNGIASDLSTQLPNFEFAKMQRFIGEHMEQLGNHLQGMSLLRCSPDAIVAQIVSLGEYVSVNLFSEILTATGQKNLIVDPVDYVVSEGDYLDSIADLETSKAKFSELNAEEGAVLIMPGFVAANADGEKVTLGRNGSDYSAAILAACIDADCCEIWTDVDGVYNADPNQVESAVLLDKLTYQEAMELSYFGAKVLHPKTIGPIAQFSIPCLIRNTLNPEAPGTLISHEASTQWTQVKGISLLENMSMFNLSGPGMKGMVGMASRVFEVISNANISISLITQSSSEYSISFCIHSKDSDRALNMLEDSFALELNNKLLEPIEVRNHLAIVTLVGDGMRHTKGLAAKFFSALAQARVNNVAIAQGSSERSISTVVEQRKAKKAVKVIHQNFFSNLHTIDAFVVGCGTVGAELLSQMNKQQASLLERKISLRVYGIANSKQVLLDSNGIDLASDWQSSLQESSEQLSVAGLRAFAHDNSLVNPVMIDCTTSDDIASLYIDFMKSGFHVVTPNKKANTNDMAFYKELRKVAQSSNRQFLYETTVGAGLPVIDNLQKLIYAGDELIQFEGILSGSLSFIFGKMDEGMALSEATQLALQKGYTEPDPRDDLSGLDVARKLLIMAREGGLQMELNEIEVESVLPEGFDALGSVDEFMAKLPQLDELYQQRINKNQQEGKVLRYVGSIKEGKCKVSIIAVDSQHPLYAVKNGENALAIHSHYYQPIPYVIRGYGAGAAVTAAGVFADVLRTMPWKQV; encoded by the coding sequence ATGAAAGTTCTAAAATTTGGTGGTTCCTCACTGGCTGATGCAGACAAGTATCTGCGTGTAAAAGAGATAAGCCTTAACGCTCACAACGAAAGTGGTGCAGCGGTTGTGCTGTCAGCCCCTAAAGGTGTTACCAATGCGTTGGCTGCTTTATGCGAGCAGGCTTCGAAAGGTGAAGACTATGGGGAGTTATTGGGGAAATTGAGCAGTACCTTAAATGGTATTGCGAGTGATTTATCAACACAGTTACCCAACTTTGAGTTTGCCAAAATGCAACGCTTTATTGGCGAGCATATGGAGCAACTCGGCAATCACCTGCAAGGTATGAGCTTGTTGCGTTGCAGCCCTGATGCAATCGTGGCACAGATTGTCAGCCTGGGTGAATATGTGAGTGTGAATCTGTTCTCTGAAATTCTCACTGCCACCGGCCAAAAGAATCTAATAGTTGATCCTGTTGACTACGTTGTTTCTGAAGGGGATTATCTCGACAGTATCGCCGATTTGGAAACCAGTAAAGCCAAGTTTTCTGAACTCAATGCCGAAGAAGGTGCAGTGCTTATCATGCCTGGTTTTGTTGCGGCAAACGCTGACGGTGAGAAAGTCACATTAGGTCGCAACGGTTCCGATTATTCTGCTGCTATTCTTGCCGCTTGTATCGACGCCGACTGCTGTGAAATCTGGACTGACGTGGATGGTGTTTATAATGCCGATCCGAATCAGGTTGAAAGTGCGGTATTGCTCGACAAGCTGACGTATCAGGAAGCCATGGAGCTTTCCTATTTTGGTGCCAAAGTGCTGCATCCGAAAACCATCGGGCCTATCGCTCAGTTTTCTATTCCCTGTTTGATCCGTAATACCTTAAATCCGGAAGCGCCGGGCACCTTGATTAGCCATGAAGCCAGCACTCAATGGACTCAGGTGAAAGGTATCTCTCTGCTTGAAAATATGAGCATGTTTAACCTGTCTGGCCCGGGAATGAAAGGCATGGTTGGTATGGCAAGCAGAGTGTTTGAAGTGATTTCCAATGCCAATATCTCGATCAGCTTAATCACTCAGTCTTCCTCTGAATACAGCATCAGTTTTTGTATTCACAGTAAGGATAGCGATCGTGCTTTGAATATGTTGGAAGATTCTTTTGCTCTTGAGCTGAATAACAAATTGTTGGAGCCAATTGAAGTACGTAACCATTTGGCCATTGTGACTTTAGTGGGTGACGGTATGCGCCACACTAAAGGTTTGGCTGCCAAGTTTTTCAGCGCATTGGCGCAAGCTCGCGTGAACAATGTGGCTATTGCTCAGGGCTCGTCTGAACGTTCGATTTCAACCGTAGTTGAACAGCGTAAGGCGAAAAAAGCGGTGAAGGTTATTCATCAGAATTTTTTCTCCAATCTCCACACCATTGACGCTTTTGTGGTGGGGTGTGGCACCGTAGGCGCAGAATTGCTGTCGCAGATGAACAAGCAACAGGCGAGTTTATTGGAGCGAAAGATTAGTTTGCGCGTTTACGGTATCGCCAATAGCAAGCAGGTGTTGCTGGATAGTAATGGAATTGATCTTGCGAGCGATTGGCAGTCCAGTTTGCAGGAATCTTCTGAACAGTTGTCTGTGGCTGGATTGAGAGCATTTGCCCATGACAATAGCTTGGTAAATCCGGTCATGATTGATTGTACAACCAGTGATGATATCGCCAGCTTGTATATTGATTTCATGAAGTCGGGCTTCCATGTGGTAACGCCAAATAAGAAAGCCAATACCAATGATATGGCTTTCTACAAAGAGTTGCGTAAGGTGGCTCAATCCTCTAATCGTCAGTTCTTGTATGAAACGACGGTGGGGGCGGGATTACCTGTTATCGATAACTTGCAAAAGCTGATTTACGCCGGTGACGAACTGATTCAGTTCGAAGGTATTTTGTCGGGTTCATTGTCGTTTATCTTCGGCAAGATGGATGAAGGCATGGCGCTTTCTGAAGCCACTCAACTGGCGTTACAGAAAGGTTATACTGAACCTGATCCTCGTGATGATTTAAGTGGCCTTGATGTTGCTCGCAAGCTGTTGATTATGGCGCGTGAAGGCGGTTTGCAAATGGAATTGAATGAAATTGAAGTGGAGTCTGTATTGCCTGAGGGGTTTGACGCATTGGGCTCCGTTGATGAGTTTATGGCAAAGCTGCCTCAACTGGACGAGCTGTATCAACAACGTATCAATAAGAATCAGCAAGAAGGTAAAGTATTGCGCTATGTCGGCAGTATCAAGGAGGGAAAATGTAAAGTGAGTATCATTGCGGTTGATAGTCAACATCCACTTTATGCTGTTAAAAATGGTGAGAACGCGCTTGCGATTCATAGCCATTATTATCAGCCAATCCCTTATGTTATAAGAGGTTACGGTGCGGGCGCAGCGGTAACAGCCGCAGGTGTTTTTGCCGATGTATTACGTACTATGCCTTGGAAACAGGTATAA
- the thrB gene encoding homoserine kinase, whose amino-acid sequence MYLKVFAPASVGNVSLGFDMLGAALLPIDGSILGDEVELESSSEYVLSYAGKFKDRLPPDTQQNIVTHCYEHFIQCLDKQGVAHSPVHMTLHKHLPIGSGLGSSAASIVAALYGLNEFYGKPFDQEALLAMMGELEGQISGSIHYDNVAPSYLGGLVLIAEVNEQIAIQLPTIEEWYWVVCYSGVNVSTSAARKILPKEFSMSTTINFGRQLAVFVDALHRQDAKQALSVMHDVIAEPYRKSLLPYFDESRQFALENGAGAFGISGSGPTVFALCNELSQAEKINDWLNENYIQNEDGFSHICKLDLQGSRVVKE is encoded by the coding sequence ATGTATCTGAAAGTATTTGCTCCGGCATCTGTGGGTAATGTGAGCCTGGGTTTTGATATGCTGGGTGCAGCATTACTCCCTATTGACGGTTCTATTTTAGGTGATGAAGTCGAATTGGAATCCAGTTCAGAGTATGTTCTTTCCTATGCCGGAAAGTTTAAAGATCGCCTTCCTCCCGATACTCAGCAAAACATTGTCACTCATTGTTATGAGCATTTTATTCAATGTTTAGATAAGCAAGGTGTTGCTCATTCTCCGGTGCATATGACCTTACACAAGCACTTGCCCATTGGCAGTGGTTTGGGGTCGAGTGCTGCGTCAATTGTGGCAGCTTTGTATGGGTTAAACGAGTTTTACGGTAAACCCTTTGATCAGGAAGCCTTGCTTGCCATGATGGGCGAATTGGAAGGCCAAATCAGCGGCAGCATTCATTACGACAACGTCGCCCCGAGCTATTTGGGCGGCTTGGTATTGATTGCCGAGGTAAATGAGCAAATCGCCATTCAATTGCCTACCATTGAAGAATGGTATTGGGTGGTTTGCTATTCTGGCGTGAATGTTTCCACGTCTGCGGCACGTAAGATATTGCCTAAGGAATTCAGCATGTCGACCACCATTAATTTTGGGCGTCAATTGGCTGTATTTGTGGATGCGTTGCATCGTCAGGATGCTAAGCAGGCATTATCTGTAATGCATGATGTGATTGCAGAACCTTATCGTAAGTCGTTGTTGCCTTATTTTGATGAGTCCAGACAGTTTGCGCTGGAAAATGGTGCTGGCGCTTTTGGTATTTCAGGCTCTGGCCCAACAGTATTTGCGTTGTGTAACGAGCTATCTCAAGCTGAAAAAATAAATGATTGGTTGAACGAAAATTACATTCAGAATGAAGACGGTTTCAGCCATATCTGTAAACTGGATCTGCAAGGATCCCGAGTTGTGAAGGAATAA
- the thrC gene encoding threonine synthase, producing the protein MQLFNLKVSSDEVSFAEAVKKGLGKEQGLYFPKSITPFDDIDALLALPFVERSSKILQQLIGDEIKPEVLSRLVEQAFTFPAPIANVEEGVYCLELFHGPTLAFKDFGARFMAQCLSELSKGQKITILTATSGDTGAAVAHAFHGIENIEVVILFPKGKISPLQEKLFSTLGGNVHTVAIESDFDACQQLVKTAFDDPDVREGLHLNSANSINISRLMAQICYYFEAFSQLSPEERANTVVSVPSGNFGNLTAGMFAKVLGLPVKRFVAATNLNDTVPRYWSTGDWLPNLTQATMSNAMDVSQPNNWPRIEALFEQGYLDRSILSAVSIDEEYTQLAMKCLANVGYVSEPHAAVAYKALKRELHEGETGIFLGTAHPAKFRDTVENVLGQPIHLPEALVEVADKESLSVPLANDYEQLKQHLFSILEP; encoded by the coding sequence GTGCAATTGTTTAATTTGAAAGTCTCTTCTGATGAAGTCAGTTTTGCCGAAGCGGTGAAAAAAGGACTGGGGAAAGAGCAGGGGCTGTACTTCCCTAAATCCATAACGCCATTTGATGATATCGATGCGCTATTGGCATTGCCGTTTGTTGAGCGTAGCAGCAAGATTTTACAGCAGCTGATTGGTGATGAGATTAAACCAGAGGTGTTGTCTCGCTTGGTTGAACAGGCGTTTACTTTTCCTGCTCCTATCGCCAATGTGGAAGAGGGTGTTTATTGCCTGGAATTGTTTCATGGCCCTACGTTAGCCTTTAAAGATTTTGGCGCTCGTTTCATGGCGCAGTGTTTGTCTGAGTTATCTAAAGGCCAGAAGATCACCATTTTAACTGCGACTTCAGGTGACACAGGAGCGGCTGTGGCTCATGCCTTCCATGGTATTGAGAATATTGAAGTTGTGATTTTGTTCCCGAAAGGCAAAATTTCCCCATTGCAGGAAAAACTGTTTTCAACCTTGGGTGGCAATGTTCACACTGTTGCGATTGAAAGCGATTTTGATGCTTGTCAGCAATTGGTCAAAACGGCCTTTGATGATCCGGATGTGCGTGAAGGCTTGCATTTGAACTCTGCCAATTCAATCAATATTAGTCGTTTGATGGCACAGATTTGCTACTACTTTGAAGCCTTCTCTCAGCTTTCTCCGGAAGAGCGTGCGAATACCGTGGTGTCTGTACCTAGCGGTAACTTTGGTAACTTGACTGCGGGTATGTTTGCCAAGGTGTTAGGTTTGCCAGTGAAGCGCTTTGTCGCTGCGACTAACCTGAATGATACGGTTCCGCGTTATTGGTCTACGGGTGACTGGTTGCCGAATCTGACTCAAGCGACTATGTCTAACGCAATGGATGTAAGCCAACCTAACAACTGGCCTCGCATTGAAGCCTTGTTTGAGCAGGGTTATCTGGATCGCTCCATCTTGTCAGCCGTCTCCATTGATGAAGAGTATACGCAATTGGCAATGAAGTGCCTGGCGAACGTGGGCTATGTGAGTGAACCTCACGCCGCCGTTGCTTATAAGGCATTAAAGCGTGAGTTGCATGAAGGGGAAACCGGTATTTTCCTTGGAACGGCTCACCCTGCGAAATTCCGCGATACGGTAGAAAATGTGCTTGGGCAACCCATTCATTTGCCAGAAGCTTTGGTTGAGGTGGCTGACAAGGAAAGCTTGTCTGTTCCTCTTGCTAATGATTATGAACAACTGAAACAACATTTGTTCTCAATTCTTGAACCGTAG